The genomic window TACCCGCATTTTATGTGCTAGCTGTTATAAGGACAACATTTCATGTCTGAAATAAAAGAGCTTAATGATACATTATCCTAAAGTTATTGATGGAaccttaacatttttttaaaacttttgttacCCACTTAGACTTATGAGTCTGTGAAGTATGAGACGGTCCAGAGACGACTCTTATCAGGATGCAGTTGAGAAATTGAAGACGTTATTAGATGACTCCAATGAAACTACCCGAAGCGGTACATCCCTACGTGAAGAGGAAGGACCTCTAAGTCATAATAGTTCTCTTTCAGATGAACTATCACTTGATGAAAAGAAATCTTATGCTTCTCCAAAGctagaaaaacttattttacgCAGGATATCTTCAAGTTCCCGAATTGGTATAGGAAGACATCGATCAAGAAGATTTGGAGAATCAATTCACAATAATGGACGGTAAGAAAAGAAATACactatttgtcatttttttcgaTTCTTAATTATCTTAAGGTTTTATTAGAGAcatgtttaaaatgaataagaGACACAATAGTTGGCACaatcttataaaattcaacGATGAAAATGAAGGGAGTCATCAAACAAGAAATGGAGAGGTTTATGATGATGTGGTTGGGCTCGTAAAAAAGCAAGAATGCTACATCAAACAATTGGAGGGAGAGACGAATTTTTGTcgtgataaattaaataaattgcttCTCTACACCAAAGACCTTTTAGagaacaaaaatgaacaagacAAATCTTTTCAAACTCCCCTGATGGAAGGACTCAAAGATACAGATGCATGTAATGAAGTAATTATGCTTCATCATGATTTAAAGTCTTCAACTTCTACCTTCAAGCTCgaaaattttgcattaaaaagaAAGTGGAAGCTATCCAAGagtcagaaaaattaaaagagcAAAGTCTGAGGAAAGAAATTAGTGTATTGAGTGAATCATTGAATCATCTTCGATCTGAATTTGATGAAGTTACTAGAAGAGAATCTGAGGCTGTTGAACAAGTTAAACGAAGTGTGGAAGTAGCTGAGCAAGTGCGTTTGGAGAAAACTGATCTTGAGTTTGAGATTGGACAATTAAAATTGCAGATTGAGCGACAACAAGCTCGTATAAGGTAGGTTAGATcaattaaacatatatacattatttatcaataatcatTTCTATGGAGAttcaacatatttaattttttttttttttttttttttaaaggagtttGATTGAGGAGCAAGTAATTAAATCGGAAGAAGAGAGGAACTTTgctgaaaaaaagtataagaatCAACTTAcacaaataaaagaagaattccaAGCTCAAGTTGGAGAATCTAGTCGTATCATTTccgaaaatgaaaaattaaagaacacTCAGAATGAACTTGGAAAAACTTGGAGGATAGagacaaattgatacaaaatctTCGCTCGGAAAATGATAAAAGAATAGCTGATCTACAATTGGAGATTGTCTCCACAGAAACACGAAGACAAAAATCCGATCAGGAACTTGCATTATTGAAATTAGATTTTGAGAGTGTCAAACATGATTTAAAGTCTGAAAGGTCCAGATTAGACTCTGAAGTGCGTTCTTATAAATCTCGGATATCTCGAACTGAAGAAATGTTGACACTTTCGAGAGAAGAGAATTTGAGGAATGTAGAAAGGAATGCTACTCTTGAAAGGgaagttaatttaatgaaattgagTCATGAACACAGTACTAAAGACAATTCATCGAATGCTCTACTCGAGTCTTATGTTAAGGAATGTGATTCCGAGCGTAGAACTCATCGACTGATTGTTGAAAGATTGGAGGAGTTAGTTCGAAGACAAAGTCGGATTATTGGTGAACTTAAAAGTCAGTGCAATGACCTAACTGAGAAATTAGAATCCATTTCCAAAGATAAACTATCTGTCTCAACCGAAAGAGATGATTTGCGCTCACGACTTatctttcttgaaaaaaaaattctgagtcCGAATTTCAATTACAGAAATTTGGATCTGAGATTCAATCTCTTCAAGACGAAATCGATCGGAAAGATGTTGAAATGAGGGAAATGGAGATtgaaagaaacaattttttaatagatcaaaatcatCTTATCGATAATaaattcattgtaaaaaaagcGGATAAAAGGTGCAGGCGTTCCCTTGCTCTCAATTCCTCTGCTATTaccataattaagaaaaatcaaaCCTCGTCTCCCAAACGTGACGACTTTTCTCGTAAATGAGATATGACACGGATCACTAgcataaatttgtatgtttcatattaaatatttatttaatatttgtttagaaCGTtgttcaaagtatttatttcattataaattatttcttgataaattgttttttcgtttttttttaaatatatataaagagagcTACTAATTCCTGGgaatattattatctattcattaattattacttcTGTCTTTCTTTTGGATGATGTGAGCTTCATAGACAAAGAAAGAGCCTATGAGACAAAAGGATGTTGAAAGAATCATTAATAGAGTAAAAGCTGATGGAGATAGAGTAGTAAATGAGTCCTTTGGTCGTTCTTTCGAAAAGAAATCGTCTGCATAGCCCTGAGGCCATCCAAATGtatcttcaaattttattgcaCTTTTCCCGAGTATAGATCTTATAAAATTCCCTCTGAAGCATAGACTAGTACTATTACTAGAAGAACAAGCAAATTTCAACTCAAGTTCCCACTCTTTGTCCGAGGGACTGGAGGAATTCATTGATAGCTGTTTTTTCAATGTTGAAAACCCACCTCTGAGACCATAGACTTTTGAGCCAGGAATCTCAATACTGGACTCAAAACAGGACTCTTCAaaaatttctttacaaatacTTAATGTTTGCTCAATTTTGGAGGAACAGCTCTCAAGCTCAAGATAACCAGggataaattgaatttgtttagtAAAATACTCTTTGATCTGCactaagaaattaaaatcaatcatttttagaGTACAGTTATTCTGAAATAAATCAGAAAAGCTGTAAGTGATCTCAGTATTAAGACAAGGGTCAATCACTTCCTCAGGAAAGTCTCCAGTCTCTATATACTCTTGATAGTATAAGGTAACTAGAAACCGGCGGTGACTCTCAACATCTCCATAACAGTTATACGTGTTtgagtttatataattttttccaccATAATTGTCAAGTGTAAGGTAATTCAAGTTGTTGGTTTGATTCGAATCTTTGGTTGGGAATGTAACCTATGTAAGTTTGTATAGTAAAggcatgattaaaaaaaaattgataactttaCGAAAAGAATAAATACGTACTTGAAGGAAAATTTCCCCCAATCTGCAGTAGTTTGATTTCCCCCCGATTTTGAATGTATTCCACGCCAACCAAGTATTCCTTGTTTTGTATTAGTCAAAATCTCGACAAATGAATCACTAACTATAGAACTTAGAGTATTCTTGACCTTAGTCATCAATTCCCTTGTTTCACAAGGAAGAGTTTGATTCAGCTCTCTTAGACCATCAGTAGCTCCAAGATAGACTGATGAAGATAATGATTTGTTGAAACAATGAAAGTTTGTAAagtaatactttaaattaagtTCACTTGGACTCTGCAAACGAGAGatcaatgataattaatatatatatacataggctATGGGAAAAGAAGCAAATAAATAGGTACATTTATGAGGACAGAAATGCCAGCAGATGAATTTATTGAACATGTAAATCTTGCATTCCTTTCAtgagatttaaataaatataactcagTTCCATGAGAATAAGCATTGATAATAGTCAATGATCCCCCATGGGAACTCCATCCATGGGTCAAATACATCACAAGTCCTATAACTAAGGAAGTAAtccagaaaaaataacaaatcccGATTATAAGTATTAAATCCAATCTTCTTGTTTCTGAAACTTGACTCACACTCAATATCAAACTAGCAGACTTGACATCTTTCCCAAGAACCTTAGATAAAGTTGATTCCGGTTTACAGGGAACTCTTTGATCATTGAGAAGAATGTAAGACACTTTTCCAATGCCTGGAGCTTGGACTCTAATTAGATAGTAATTCAATACATCTTGAACTGTACTGGAATCTCTAAATGACACATATAATGTTTCTTTGCATGCATGAACAGAACTCATTAAACACAAATTAATGCTATCTTCAGAGACACTCATGATGATCCAATGTAACTAtaacagaagaaaaaagaaaaaggatctGATAATACAGATTTGAAGCTGATGtacattatgtattttaaaaggatttgagatcaataaatatatgcatgtattgtgtgtattattacaaattaattattggatGGAACAATTTTTATCGAGTGTAGTACTTGCATCTACTCCGTTAGCGTCTTCACTGGAGAGAGTTGTAAGGATTGACGACTCTTGAGTCTGaagatcaattttaatttttctgcaCGAGACATCCACCTCTGAATTTTGGCATTCATTAAAGTTCGTCGATGACCCTTGGGCTCATTAATAAGAATAGGCATAATAATTTTGAGTCCAGACTCGTATTGTTCGAGAGCATATTTGAGTCTTCCTTCAGCTTCATATAATTCAGCTTGATGAAGGATATCAATACTACTTTTAGACCTGGAGTACTCCCAGATAGCATGCTAAGCTCTTTGCATTGACTACTACTTTCTTTATTGGGAACTAGAGTTTctgatgatttattattttcaaagtttttaattttccccAAAGGCTTGATGGGACCTAATGCCTCCTTCAAAGTTTCAGCGCGTATTATGAATCCATCTACTTTTTTCTGAGCAAAACTTTTTGTTCGGATCGCTCTCATCATGAAGGAGAGGTACAAAATATTCCAGAGACTCTTTATAAAGTCTggaattagaataattaattatattattgatagttTTATAGAATAGATATGAGTTATGATGTACCTAAATGCAGTTTGAAAATCTTCTTTCTTGTCGGCCTCTATAGCTTGAAAAGACAATTCTAAGGCTTTggcaaaacttttttgacaCGGAATATGCTCTAGATCCATAAAAGGATGTGAAAGAAACTCTTCAAAGTCAATACGAGTTTCTGGATGTCGATCCAGACATCGTTTTAAAAGATCACTACACTTGACAGAAATTCCGGAAGTGGGGATTTCAATCGCAATATCCTCCTTGATTTTCTCATACAATTCCAGAGTCGTGGAGGATTTATAAGGTGCGTAGCCAAAGAGACATTCGTAAAGGATGACCCCAACGGACCAAATATCCACCTTGGCATCATACCTTTTTCTAAAAGCATTTCAGGAGCCATATAGAGAGGAGAGCCCCGAATACCCATTTCCTTTTGagagagttttatttttttggcaaaccCGAAATCCGCTAACTTGAGAACACGGCTCTGAGTGATGAGAATGTTTTGAGGCTTTAAATCCATATGAGATATGTTTTTAGAACGTAAGAATTGAAGCGCTAGTCCTAATTgttgtaaaaactttttgacgACACACTCTGGCAAGGATTTTTTCAATCGAATGAACCTCGACAAGTCTCCTCCTCCACAGTACTCCATTATGATGTATATATAGGACGTATCCCATGTAAAATCGACCATTTCCACAATGTGCTGATGCTTAAGGGTTTTAAGGAGCGTAATTTCTGAGATAATGTTGTCGACCTCTTTTTTAACAAGGCCTTTTTTATAGATGGCTTTTACAGCAACCACTTCTCGTGGACCCGTTTTTTTGGTAGCTTTAAAAACTGTGCCATATGTTCCAGCCCCAATTTTTCTCTCCAATGGAATAGTCCTTGAGTATAACAGGAGGAAGTGGCAGACTGGCCATTGTGTTAAAAGTTATTCTTAAAGTTCAGATTTGTGGAGTGAAAAAAGGTCAATGACTTGCTTCATGGAATGAACAATGTCTTGAGGATCATAGTAAAAGTATTGGTAGCTGGGATTGGCCTGTGGATTGATGATCTCCTTTAGGAGAGTCCCATTGGGTGCGAGAAAGAGAATTCTGGGAATGTAGGATCCGTCAGGAGAGAAAAGAGAAAGGGATGAGGGCTCCTCGTTCTTGGAGGTTTGTATCATGTGGAAATGTGGACTGCTATCCCGGATTTCCTCACTGGAGGCAAATAAGGGTTTAAGGCGTTGACAAGCGGGGCAGCTCGGGTCATGAAGGAGAACCATTGAGGGCTTCACTTTCTTCCCATCCTTCCGGACTTGAGAAGACCAAGAGATCCAAGATATCTGATTGCCCCATCCACCTGATAAGTCTCCTTCTTCCTCTTCCTGACAGCGGGTCGAGATGGCGAAAACGGCCAAGAGGAGGGATAAGACTTTCATTCTATGTTAATGTAGGAGAAACTCATGGAATTACTCATTAGTGATTACTGATTAGTGATTACTCATTCTGATTCAGATTGATTCATTAGTCAAGTCTGCATCCAAGACATTGATACAAGGCTTTCATTCATTAGTCATTGTCGCCCTCAAAACTTAAAAGAAGAGATGGGGAAGTGATGGCCGGAATTCAATTCAGCAagctttaataattttgaactttataagCAATAAGAAATTAGCATTCCAACTATTCTATTCGTGATTTAgtattttagttcttttttaaaataggtcTTCAAGTTAGCTAGATGTGGAGTACATTTAAAGGACAGTGACGTCGTTCTTGCCACCATGACGTCATTTCtctctttataattaatactatcaCGAACATGCTATCTTTAAgataaacaatgaaaaattaaaaatatttcatttaaaaccCTTCCtttcagttttatttaaaattctaaatctTTAAAACGATTTTTCGTTGAAGCGTAGAAATATCGAactgcaaaattatatatatattttttcatgataactttttttctgcATCTGTAAGTTTCAAAAACCTTCCTATTATCAGTTGATAATATATTACtgatgtagaaaataaaattatcatgaaaaacatgaacaaatttattttaaatttacaaaaaaaaaagtatacaggCATCATTTTGCCGTTCGAGTtcgggggggggctacagcccccaaatcaaggaatttttgaaaattattactgatgtggaaaaaaaagttatcatgaAAAACATGGATATACAAGGATATTCTACGCACGAACGATcgttttaatttagaattttaacataaataaagtaataataaatgaaatatttttaatttttcattgtttatcTTAAAGATAGCATGTTCGtgatagtattaattataaagagaGAAATGACGTCATGGTGGCAAGAACGACGTCACTGTCCTTTAAATGTACTCCACATCTAGCTAACTTGAAgacctattttaaaaaagaactaaaatacTAAATCACGAATAGAATAGTTGGAATGCTAATTTCTTATTGcttataaagttcaaaattattaaagctTGCTGAATTGAATTCCGGCCATCACTTCCCCATCTCTTCTTTTAAGTTTTGAGGGCGACAATGACTAATGAATGAAAGCCTTGTATCAATGTCTTGGATGCAGACTTGACTAATGAATCAATCTGAATCAGAATGAGTAATCACTAATCAGTAATCACTAATGAGTAATTCCATGAGTTTCTCCTACATTAACATAGAATGAAAGTCTTATCCCTCCTCTTGGCCGTTTTCGCCATCTCGACCCGCTGTCAGGAAGAGGAAGAAGGAGACTTATCAGGTGGATGGGGCAATCAGATATCTTGGATCTCTTGGTCTTCTCAAGTCCGGAAGGATGGGAAGAAAGTGAAGCCCTCAATGGTTCTCCTTCATGACCCGAGCTGCCCCGCTTGTCAACGCCTTAAACCCTTATTTGCCTCCAGTGAGGAAATCCGGGATAGCAGTCCACATTTCCACATGATACAAACCTCCAAGAA from Lepeophtheirus salmonis chromosome 1, UVic_Lsal_1.4, whole genome shotgun sequence includes these protein-coding regions:
- the LOC121131787 gene encoding uncharacterized protein, which translates into the protein MQLHWIIMSVSEDSINLCLMSSVHACKETLYVSFRDSSTVQDVLNYYLIRVQAPGIGKVSYILLNDQRVPCKPESTLSKVLGKDVKSASLILSVSQVSETRRLDLILIIGICYFFWITSLVIGLVMYLTHGWSSHGGSLTIINAYSHGTELYLFKSHERNARFTCSINSSAGISVLINSPSELNLKYYFTNFHCFNKSLSSSVYLGATDGLRELNQTLPCETRELMTKVKNTLSSIVSDSFVEILTNTKQGILGWRGIHSKSGGNQTTADWGKFSFKLHSQPKIRIKPTT
- the LOC121131789 gene encoding LOW QUALITY PROTEIN: serine/threonine-protein kinase ULK3-like (The sequence of the model RefSeq protein was modified relative to this genomic sequence to represent the inferred CDS: inserted 1 base in 1 codon) produces the protein MVDFTWDTSYIYIIMEYCGGGDLSRFIRLKKSLPECVVKKFLQQLGLALQFLRSKNISHMDLKPQNILITQSRVLKLADFGFAKKIKLSQKEMGIRGSPLYMAPEMLLEKGMXAKVDIWSVGVILYECLFGYAPYKSSTTLELYEKIKEDIAIEIPTSGISVKCSDLLKRCLDRHPETRIDFEEFLSHPFMDLEHIPCQKSFAKALELSFQAIEADKKEDFQTAFRLYKESLEYFVPLLHDESDPNKKFCSEKSRWIHNTR
- the LOC121131795 gene encoding thioredoxin domain-containing protein 12 encodes the protein MKVLSLLLAVFAISTRCQEEEEGDLSGGWGNQISWISWSSQVRKDGKKVKPSMVLLHDPSCPACQRLKPLFASSEEIRDSSPHFHMIQTSKNEEPSSLSLFSPDGSYIPRILFLAPNGTLLKEIINPQANPSYQYFYYDPQDIVHSMKQVIDLFFTPQI